The DNA sequence TAGATCCGAAGTCTTAATGGTTTCTTGGGGAACAGTGCCAGATATGACTGGGGAAGGACCGGTTTCAGCATAAAGCCGAACAACTCTATCGATAACCTGAGCTACAACGCTAGCCAGTTCTTGTTTCAGAGCTTGAGCGAATTTCTGCCCCCCTTCTACGCTCTCCCACTCACCCCTGACCAGACTGCAGCCCAGCCACACTTGATCGCCATTTAACTCAAGGTCAAGGTCCATGGAGGTCTCTTGGAATATTCCCGAATTCCTATTCTGATCGCTTTCATTGTTTTTCTTTGACGAACAGCGTGGAGGAGAAAATCCACCACTGATGAGAGGATCATCATCGCTGGAAAACATCTCCGCAACCTCATCTAGATTTAATGCTCCGTTCTCCTGTTCATCATCTCCTTTCTCTTCATCTGGCTGCCCTCCATATACCCGCCATACCTTCTCCTGGAGTTCCAGAAGTTTGCCTCTGGTCTCCTCCAGCTGAAGCTTCAGTTCTTGCCGTTGACGCTTTCTGCCCTCCTTGCTCTCCCTCCTGTTTCCTTGTTCTGCGCCTTTTCTTTCATCTGTTTTAACCGAAGCAACACTCTTCCTCCCTCTCTTGCCTTCTCTACCCACCTCTTCTTCATTTCTTACAGCTGAGTTCATCCTCGGTCGTTTAACTCTTTCAAAATCATGATTCCAGTCCTCCGGCTCAGGAGCAGAATCTTGTCCCCTGGGATAGCTGGGGGTGGATCCAACTGCAAGCTCCCTCTTACCAAACTCATCCTCCTCATTTACATTGTCATCTACTAACAGCCCAGAAAACAAACCCTGACGCTGGCGGAAACTACCCCACCTCTGGGAAGCGCTACTGGGGTGCATGAGAGGGTTGAAGAGGGGGTGGGAGGAGAAACTGCCAGGTGAAAATCTGTGACTTGTGGGGTTGGAGTCTGGCAGAGCGCGATACAGTTCGAAGGGACACATTTGGGATGGCTGCTGGTGAAATCGATCTGAAGGGGAATCCATAGCCACCTTTCTGGTATTGAATTagtacctttaaaaaaagagcacaAATTCAAACTTCAACCTGTCGTGATTGTATACATCTGTAGACAATAAATATGCAGTTATTTGGATCAGTTTTAGCATTCATAATCCTCTCATtgttatcatcatcatcagtccTTTTTCCTCTCTGCATGCGTGCGTTATCTGTCCACTGACAGCTGTACCCTCTGTTTGTTCAGACTGTTGACTCTATTTcactcatctctctctctctctctctctctctctctctctcacacacacacacacacacacacacacacacacaaacacacttagCACTACACAAATACATGGATGGTTAGCTGGTAAATATTTTAATGAGATTACTATAGTCCCAAAGTCAGACCTCATACTACTAAACTGTAGATGGACAGATagtcagtcagacagacagatgcatTTTAATAGAGATGAATAgattaataaaagcagattAATGAAATTACTCTCCTCATCTGACGTTTTTGCCTTTTCCACGTTGGCAACACCACAGATGTCATCAGATTACTGTTCGCATATAAAGCCGTTTAACTGccattaaaaatgtaacagatgGA is a window from the Misgurnus anguillicaudatus chromosome 21, ASM2758022v2, whole genome shotgun sequence genome containing:
- the prox3 gene encoding prospero homeobox 3 isoform X2, whose product is MDSPSDRFHQQPSQMCPFELYRALPDSNPTSHRFSPGSFSSHPLFNPLMHPSSASQRWGSFRQRQGLFSGLLVDDNVNEEDEFGKRELAVGSTPSYPRGQDSAPEPEDWNHDFERVKRPRMNSAVRNEEEVGREGKRGRKSVASVKTDERKGAEQGNRRESKEGRKRQRQELKLQLEETRGKLLELQEKVWRVYGGQPDEEKGDDEQENGALNLDEVAEMFSSDDDPLISGGFSPPRCSSKKNNESDQNRNSGIFQETSMDLDLELNGDQVWLGCSLVRGEWESVEGGQKFAQALKQELASVVAQVIDRVVRLYAETGPSPVISGTVPQETIKTSDLNLDGRQKPDKVAHVVEQVEALPLITKSSQDKRTQSVQKDLSEANPSLAPLTQPPLPALLPPRSKDQFLPSYPPDNPVPLPLLHYTMQNLFARSLSSLPFHKDCLSEPFMEFRSHNSAFPALPLLGQLDPSPSDRARDAGMRGGGAGMVDGGDAALYLAAGSSQEGLSPCHLKKAKLMFFYTRYPSSSTLKTFFPDVKFNRCVTSQLIKWFSNFREFFYIQMERFARQAAREGLASARDRALRLGRDSELYRILNMHYNKSNDYQVPQRFVEISEVALREFFSAIQSGRDADPCWKKAIYKIIGKLDSPVPDSFRLPGCPTDSYRIG